A region of Chloracidobacterium sp. DNA encodes the following proteins:
- a CDS encoding flavodoxin domain-containing protein, protein MKIALLYGSSHGRTRKAVNESLERLTIKPDVFDVKDLTSTEQFSVYDILMFFCPTYGDEELQPDMEKFITDFSLDMSGKQFVICELGNYYGYEDFSFGAMQIIRRHLLELGGRELCSPLSLDAMPRVEWNQLRRWIEYVNGNLNNHV, encoded by the coding sequence ATGAAAATTGCTCTACTTTACGGATCGAGTCACGGACGCACGCGCAAAGCGGTGAACGAATCACTGGAGCGCCTGACGATCAAGCCTGATGTGTTTGATGTTAAGGATCTAACTTCGACAGAACAATTTTCCGTTTACGATATCCTGATGTTTTTTTGCCCGACCTATGGCGACGAGGAATTGCAACCGGATATGGAGAAGTTCATAACAGATTTCTCGCTTGATATGTCGGGAAAGCAATTTGTTATCTGCGAGCTGGGTAACTACTACGGCTACGAAGATTTTTCTTTTGGGGCGATGCAAATTATCCGTCGGCATTTGTTGGAACTTGGCGGACGTGAATTGTGCTCGCCGCTTTCCCTCGACGCCATGCCGCGTGTTGAATGGAATCAATTAAGGCGTTGGATCGAATACGTTAACGGCAATCTAAATAATCATGTCTGA
- a CDS encoding aminotransferase class I/II-fold pyridoxal phosphate-dependent enzyme, translating to MSAKPDGLKKAAFSEPLHVGRPNLGDRDKFLARVETMLDNRWLSNNGPFVQEFEAKIAEFAGVKHCIAMCNATIALEIAIRAAEMTGEVIVPAFTFVATAHALQWQEITPVFCDIDPLTHNLDPARVEELITPKTTGIIGVHVWGRPCNVEALCEIAERRNLKLMFDSAHAFGCSHKGKMVGGFALAEVFSFHATKFFNTLEGGAVVTNDDDFAAKIRLMKNFGFSGYDNVIYIGTNGKMAEVNAAMGLTNLESLADFIAVNHRNYNVYRDCLSEIRGLSLIQYDEKEKNNYHYIVVEIDESETGISRDELIRVLGSENVLARRYFYPGCNRMEPYRSSYPHARLLLPETEKMSQRVLVLPSGTAVSPDDIEIVCGILTEAVKNSQNGIKSTITSI from the coding sequence ATGAGCGCAAAGCCAGACGGATTAAAAAAAGCCGCATTTTCTGAACCTTTACATGTGGGACGTCCCAATCTTGGTGATCGGGATAAGTTTCTTGCCCGCGTTGAGACCATGCTCGACAATCGCTGGCTCTCGAACAACGGCCCTTTTGTTCAGGAATTTGAGGCGAAGATCGCCGAATTTGCCGGTGTTAAGCATTGCATAGCAATGTGTAATGCCACGATCGCCCTTGAGATCGCCATTCGAGCTGCCGAAATGACGGGAGAAGTGATCGTTCCCGCTTTTACCTTCGTGGCTACTGCCCACGCACTCCAATGGCAGGAAATAACTCCCGTTTTTTGCGATATCGATCCCCTCACGCACAACCTTGACCCGGCGCGTGTAGAGGAGTTGATCACGCCTAAGACAACAGGGATCATTGGCGTTCATGTGTGGGGAAGGCCATGCAATGTCGAAGCTCTTTGTGAAATAGCTGAGAGACGAAATCTAAAATTGATGTTCGACTCCGCACATGCGTTTGGCTGTAGTCACAAAGGCAAAATGGTCGGCGGATTTGCCCTGGCAGAGGTTTTTAGCTTCCATGCCACCAAATTTTTTAACACGCTCGAAGGCGGCGCTGTTGTGACAAACGACGACGATTTCGCGGCAAAGATCCGCCTAATGAAGAATTTTGGTTTCTCAGGCTACGACAATGTTATTTACATTGGAACCAACGGCAAAATGGCCGAGGTCAACGCGGCTATGGGCTTGACTAATCTGGAGAGCCTTGCTGATTTCATCGCAGTCAATCATCGTAATTACAATGTTTATCGCGATTGCTTGTCGGAAATACGCGGGCTTTCATTGATTCAGTATGACGAAAAAGAGAAAAATAATTACCACTACATAGTGGTGGAGATCGATGAGTCGGAAACAGGAATTAGCAGAGACGAACTGATAAGGGTGCTGGGTTCCGAAAATGTTCTTGCCCGACGGTACTTCTATCCCGGGTGTAACCGCATGGAACCATACCGCTCTAGTTACCCGCATGCGCGGTTGCTCTTGCCGGAGACCGAGAAAATGAGTCAACGTGTTTTGGTCCTTCCCAGCGGAACGGCAGTTTCGCCGGATGACATTGAAATTGTTTGCGGAATCCTCACTGAGGCGGTAAAAAATAGTCAAAACGGGATAAAGTCAACGATTACATCTATTTAG
- a CDS encoding glycosyltransferase: MLITVQKPKPKVSVVMITYNHEKFIAQAIEGVLMQKTDFPFELIIGEDCSTDGTRKIAQDFQQKYPETVRLLTPESNLGVGRNTVTCLNACEGQYVTFCEGDDFWTDPSKLARQIELLDDQPEAAICFHKVGMLDDITGENRGYFPDTTFIENRLSQKEVISKCWIATCSAMFRRKNMPLLDNGFAGLQICDWALFILLTRHGYVAYIDEVMAQYRVHGTGVWSSGTGLYRIRETIRTLEYVLPDVFAEEKAELRKRLGRYYMRAGREALQMGSRSEARKFVLQSFFHYLAGRELGMQHLKFLSKMYFPSAVSGLRAVRQSLKNKNGNLKLQ; encoded by the coding sequence ATGCTCATTACCGTTCAAAAACCAAAACCAAAGGTCAGCGTTGTAATGATCACTTACAACCATGAAAAGTTTATTGCCCAGGCGATAGAAGGCGTACTGATGCAAAAAACGGATTTCCCCTTTGAACTCATTATTGGAGAAGATTGCTCCACTGACGGAACCCGCAAAATCGCTCAGGACTTTCAGCAGAAATATCCGGAAACTGTAAGATTGCTGACGCCGGAATCCAACCTTGGTGTAGGACGCAATACAGTTACCTGTCTGAATGCGTGCGAAGGTCAGTATGTAACTTTTTGCGAAGGTGACGACTTTTGGACGGATCCAAGCAAATTGGCGCGGCAGATCGAATTGTTGGATGATCAACCAGAAGCTGCTATATGTTTTCATAAGGTAGGAATGCTCGATGATATTACTGGTGAGAACAGGGGATACTTTCCCGATACGACGTTCATCGAAAACCGGTTGAGTCAAAAAGAAGTCATCAGTAAATGCTGGATAGCTACCTGCTCGGCTATGTTTCGTCGAAAAAATATGCCTTTGTTGGATAATGGCTTCGCAGGTCTGCAGATATGTGATTGGGCGTTATTCATCTTACTGACCCGTCATGGTTACGTCGCGTACATTGACGAAGTAATGGCTCAGTATAGAGTTCACGGAACCGGTGTTTGGAGCTCGGGAACAGGGCTCTATCGCATCAGAGAAACTATCCGAACTTTAGAATATGTGTTGCCGGACGTATTCGCCGAAGAAAAGGCAGAATTGAGAAAAAGGCTGGGCCGCTATTACATGCGTGCCGGGCGTGAGGCTCTACAAATGGGAAGTCGTTCGGAGGCCCGCAAATTTGTACTACAGTCGTTTTTTCACTATTTGGCCGGGCGTGAACTGGGAATGCAGCATTTAAAGTTTCTTAGCAAAATGTATTTTCCGTCGGCCGTCTCTGGCCTGCGCGCAGTAAGGCAATCTCTCAAGAACAAAAACGGAAACCTAAAACTGCAATAA
- a CDS encoding GNAT family N-acetyltransferase: MQNYKSRFFYCGDEDKPIAFVAIIEVGTSPFRFGLIDRGPYFFAPEDVDTSSCLLSLTDLFRKLGYAFVRFTQGQESVFSEIRDLKGVEQIEPYPFCRDSRNSMLIEQKEDDAETISSFSETARKRIRRAIRFNYDISSTNTDADFEKAWQLFENLASKKGFELSPKPKIFWRELLKQGAANNFARLYLCSYQGELIAAQLHVRDGEICEAMLAALDLDILGENPSPAALMFFTGMRFGYEFGCGHFNIGGPGDPTRNNHLFDFKRKFKPTLHVAPEPFCLVLSPHRYRLWMNVVLRGWRAWRYRFGKSNKKTLTSPDASSTNEEVK; this comes from the coding sequence GTGCAGAATTACAAATCGCGATTCTTTTACTGCGGAGACGAAGACAAGCCGATAGCTTTTGTTGCGATCATCGAAGTTGGCACTTCTCCGTTCCGGTTTGGGTTGATTGATCGCGGACCATATTTCTTTGCGCCCGAAGATGTTGACACGTCATCGTGTCTATTGAGTTTGACGGATCTGTTCAGAAAATTGGGGTATGCGTTTGTTCGATTTACGCAGGGACAGGAAAGCGTCTTTTCAGAGATCCGAGATCTTAAGGGCGTTGAACAGATCGAACCGTATCCGTTTTGTCGAGACTCCCGGAATTCAATGCTCATAGAGCAAAAAGAGGACGATGCCGAAACGATATCGAGTTTTAGTGAGACGGCTCGAAAAAGAATAAGGCGAGCCATTCGGTTCAATTATGATATTAGCTCAACCAATACAGATGCTGATTTTGAAAAGGCATGGCAGCTTTTTGAAAATCTCGCATCAAAAAAAGGATTTGAACTTTCTCCGAAACCCAAAATATTCTGGCGTGAGCTGCTAAAGCAAGGTGCAGCAAATAATTTTGCTCGGCTTTATCTTTGTTCCTACCAAGGCGAGTTGATCGCTGCACAACTGCATGTACGGGACGGAGAGATTTGCGAAGCGATGCTCGCAGCGCTGGATCTCGATATCTTAGGCGAAAATCCAAGTCCGGCGGCCTTAATGTTTTTTACAGGTATGCGTTTCGGTTATGAGTTTGGTTGCGGCCATTTCAATATAGGTGGGCCGGGCGATCCGACGAGGAATAATCATCTTTTCGATTTTAAGAGAAAATTCAAACCAACACTGCATGTTGCACCGGAACCATTTTGTTTAGTGTTGTCGCCTCACCGTTATCGACTGTGGATGAATGTCGTTCTTAGAGGCTGGCGGGCCTGGCGATATAGGTTTGGCAAGAGCAACAAAAAGACGTTGACTTCGCCGGATGCATCCAGCACGAATGAGGAAGTTAAATAG